From the genome of Thermogutta terrifontis, one region includes:
- a CDS encoding HD domain-containing protein, translated as MLELTPRFDEALRFAVSVHRHQVRNVTETPYVGHLLRVCGLVLEYGGTEDEAIAGLLHDALEDQNRPGLVDEIKQRFGPQVLEIVRECSDTTQRPKPPWRERKEQFLRRLAEANAAVRLVVAADKWDNVNNLLVLLRRFGPEIWQHFRGGREGTLWYYREIVSVLRRASQNPLILDLAERVEQLHKLAKA; from the coding sequence ATGCTGGAACTTACTCCCCGGTTCGACGAAGCCCTGCGGTTTGCCGTCAGTGTTCACAGGCATCAGGTTCGAAATGTCACGGAAACGCCCTATGTGGGGCACTTGTTGCGGGTGTGCGGCCTGGTCCTGGAATATGGGGGAACGGAGGATGAGGCCATCGCAGGGCTGCTGCACGACGCGCTGGAGGATCAAAACCGGCCTGGTTTGGTGGACGAAATTAAGCAGCGTTTTGGGCCGCAGGTCCTGGAAATTGTGCGGGAATGCAGCGACACAACCCAGCGTCCCAAACCACCCTGGCGGGAAAGGAAGGAGCAGTTCCTGCGGCGACTGGCCGAGGCCAACGCGGCGGTGCGGCTCGTGGTGGCCGCGGATAAGTGGGACAACGTCAACAACCTCCTGGTGCTGCTGCGCCGGTTTGGGCCGGAAATCTGGCAGCACTTCCGTGGCGGGCGAGAGGGAACTCTATGGTATTATCGAGAAATCGTTTCGGTGCTTCGCCGGGCAAGCCAGAATCCGCTCATTCTTGATCTGGCCGAGAGGGTAGAGCAGCTCCATAAGCTTGCGAAAGCATAG
- a CDS encoding sodium-translocating pyrophosphatase, translating into MGAQIGVFIFWLIGLAGAICGLYFAWRFFQEMLNSEKGNERMEEIASYVREGANAYLKQQYTVVAGFFVVIVILLAIAAFGLHAQSRWVPFAFLTGGFFSGLAGYLGMKTATLASSRTAQGCRKSLNDGLRVAFRSGAVMGLTVVGLGLLDICLWFAILYWVIGILGYHMTLEQITVTMLCFGMGASSQALFARVGGGIFTKAADVGADLVGKVEKGIPEDDPRNPAVIADNVGDNVGDVAGMGADLYESYCGSILATAALGVAAFATGELLPQRILEQVQKGALALETAKLNYQLAALFLPIVLAGVGIALSVIGIYAVRSEEDASQKTLLKALGRGINLSTALIAVATFVFTYLLLPDFWTVSLSVIVGLVAGWLIGKWTEYSTSDEYQPTKFIASQAQTGPATVIIAGFAEGMKSTWFPVIVVGIATILAFGFAAQFHFNDLSWFAMGLYGVGIAAVGMLSTLGITLATDAYGPIADNAGGNAEMSHLEPEVRQRTDALDSLGNTTAATGKGFAIGSAALTALALLAAYVEEVRVGFDRWAHSALVQAEPGLYKLSDKFVAEVTPQKDRSGKNIIYGYLAFGNDIIDPAVAEEWSKLDASKGPQKVPDGILEKFTDEVKGIKRERLQFAKTKAPLIRIDRATMPDFANYYEAHLMNPTVLVGVLIGAMLPFLFSSLTMKAVGRAAYRMVEEVRRQFREKPGIMEGTEKPDYATPVRISTQAAQKEMILPSLLGLVTPVLVALILGVTGVLGLLMGALASGFCIAVFMANAGGAWDNAKKHIERGAYGGKGTDAHKAAVVGDTVGDPFKDTSGPSLNILIKLMSMVSVVVAGLAVRYSLAALGWF; encoded by the coding sequence ATGGGCGCTCAAATTGGAGTGTTCATCTTCTGGCTCATCGGCCTGGCAGGCGCGATATGCGGCCTGTATTTTGCCTGGCGCTTCTTCCAGGAAATGCTCAACTCGGAAAAAGGTAATGAGCGGATGGAGGAAATCGCCAGTTACGTGCGGGAAGGGGCCAACGCCTACCTGAAACAGCAGTACACGGTGGTGGCGGGGTTCTTCGTGGTCATCGTGATCCTGCTCGCGATCGCCGCGTTCGGGCTTCATGCCCAAAGCCGCTGGGTGCCGTTCGCATTCCTCACCGGCGGTTTCTTTTCCGGCTTGGCCGGTTATTTGGGAATGAAGACGGCGACGCTGGCGAGCAGCCGGACGGCCCAGGGGTGCCGCAAGTCGCTCAACGACGGTTTGCGGGTAGCATTCCGTAGCGGTGCAGTGATGGGGCTGACGGTGGTTGGCCTCGGCCTGCTGGATATCTGCCTGTGGTTTGCGATTCTCTACTGGGTTATCGGAATCCTCGGCTACCACATGACTCTGGAACAGATCACCGTCACCATGCTGTGCTTCGGCATGGGAGCCAGCAGCCAGGCGCTGTTTGCCCGTGTCGGTGGTGGTATCTTCACCAAGGCCGCCGACGTGGGGGCCGACCTGGTCGGTAAAGTGGAAAAAGGTATTCCCGAGGACGACCCACGTAACCCTGCCGTGATCGCCGACAACGTGGGTGACAATGTGGGCGACGTGGCAGGTATGGGGGCCGACCTGTATGAATCCTACTGCGGTTCGATTTTGGCGACGGCCGCCCTCGGGGTTGCCGCGTTCGCAACCGGCGAGTTACTGCCCCAGCGGATTTTGGAGCAGGTGCAAAAAGGTGCTCTCGCTCTGGAAACAGCCAAGCTGAACTATCAGCTCGCGGCACTTTTCCTACCCATTGTCTTGGCAGGCGTGGGTATTGCTCTTTCCGTGATCGGGATTTACGCGGTGCGATCGGAAGAAGATGCCAGCCAGAAGACGCTGCTGAAGGCCCTTGGACGTGGCATCAACCTCTCCACCGCCCTTATAGCGGTGGCTACCTTCGTGTTCACGTACCTGCTCCTGCCCGACTTCTGGACTGTCTCGCTGAGCGTTATCGTCGGTCTGGTGGCGGGCTGGCTTATCGGAAAATGGACGGAGTATTCCACCAGCGACGAATACCAACCGACGAAATTCATTGCCAGCCAGGCTCAGACGGGTCCGGCCACGGTGATCATCGCCGGTTTTGCCGAAGGGATGAAAAGCACATGGTTCCCGGTGATCGTGGTGGGTATCGCCACCATCCTGGCCTTTGGCTTCGCTGCTCAGTTCCACTTCAATGATCTGAGCTGGTTCGCGATGGGACTTTACGGTGTGGGTATTGCAGCAGTTGGGATGCTCAGCACGCTGGGTATCACGCTGGCTACCGACGCATACGGCCCCATCGCCGACAACGCCGGTGGTAACGCTGAGATGTCGCATCTGGAGCCCGAGGTCCGTCAGCGTACCGACGCGTTGGATAGCCTCGGAAATACAACCGCGGCGACCGGTAAAGGGTTTGCCATTGGTTCCGCCGCTCTCACCGCCCTTGCTCTGCTCGCAGCCTACGTGGAGGAGGTTCGCGTGGGCTTCGATCGCTGGGCGCACTCGGCCCTCGTCCAGGCTGAACCAGGCCTCTATAAATTGTCCGACAAGTTCGTTGCCGAAGTGACGCCCCAAAAAGATCGCAGCGGTAAGAACATCATTTACGGCTATCTGGCCTTCGGCAACGATATCATTGACCCCGCAGTCGCCGAAGAATGGTCCAAACTAGATGCGTCAAAAGGCCCACAGAAGGTGCCCGACGGAATCCTGGAAAAGTTCACGGACGAGGTGAAAGGCATCAAACGCGAACGGTTGCAGTTCGCCAAGACCAAGGCGCCGCTGATCCGCATCGATCGGGCAACCATGCCGGACTTCGCCAATTACTATGAAGCCCACCTGATGAACCCCACGGTCCTCGTGGGGGTGCTCATCGGGGCCATGCTGCCCTTCCTGTTCTCGTCCCTCACAATGAAGGCTGTGGGTCGGGCCGCCTACCGTATGGTGGAGGAGGTCCGCCGCCAGTTCCGAGAAAAGCCGGGCATCATGGAGGGCACCGAAAAACCGGACTATGCGACACCCGTCCGGATCAGCACCCAGGCCGCTCAAAAGGAAATGATCCTGCCCTCGCTGCTCGGTTTGGTGACCCCGGTGCTGGTTGCGCTGATTCTGGGCGTGACTGGTGTTCTTGGCCTGCTTATGGGGGCGCTCGCCTCCGGGTTCTGCATCGCCGTCTTCATGGCGAATGCCGGTGGTGCCTGGGATAACGCCAAGAAGCACATCGAACGAGGTGCGTACGGCGGCAAAGGCACTGATGCCCACAAAGCGGCCGTCGTGGGTGATACTGTGGGTGACCCGTTCAAAGACACCAGCGGTCCCAGCCTCAACATTCTCATCAAACTGATGAGCATGGTGAGCGTCGTGGTGGCAGGACTGGCCGTGCGCTACAGTCTGGCGGCCCTCGGCTGGTTCTGA